The following proteins are co-located in the Corynebacterium kalinowskii genome:
- a CDS encoding asparagine synthase-related protein, with protein MADDQKIEKGAHDVTDVDSARAMIDEFINLRIDALLATNDQRPSLLLSGGIDSILIASYLSDKSPDVLAVHFCISDDYVGRKERSIAAAVAEGLGMEFVVAEPTSEEFGCVAQSVAHDLSSADVWEVCAGAVLRCCDDVARKHGANGLIFTGAGADALFCGGKTLTPAEWASTVQGEIASHFTYHRNIPDFYSRILADPERHVQLWQSHRATQIAQKLNPYVVRGKDFGCDKWLFREMAKQRGIAPSFCFTNKDPMQSSSGAIRALECSARLMLSRDKSHIAYSDPLEESSENIIGRLWLMLGQGQK; from the coding sequence GTGGCGGACGACCAGAAGATCGAAAAGGGGGCGCATGATGTAACCGACGTAGATTCCGCACGGGCGATGATAGATGAATTCATAAACCTTCGAATTGACGCTCTGCTTGCAACCAACGACCAACGCCCGTCACTTTTGCTTTCGGGTGGCATCGATTCGATTCTGATTGCTTCCTATCTTTCCGACAAGTCACCAGACGTATTAGCAGTTCACTTTTGCATCTCCGATGACTACGTCGGACGTAAAGAGCGAAGCATCGCGGCTGCAGTAGCAGAGGGACTCGGGATGGAGTTTGTTGTAGCGGAACCTACCTCAGAGGAATTTGGTTGTGTTGCTCAATCGGTAGCGCACGATTTGTCCTCGGCGGATGTGTGGGAAGTGTGCGCAGGTGCAGTTCTGCGGTGTTGCGACGACGTGGCGCGCAAACACGGTGCAAATGGCTTGATCTTCACTGGCGCTGGAGCTGATGCCTTGTTTTGCGGTGGTAAGACTCTCACTCCTGCTGAATGGGCCTCCACGGTTCAAGGGGAAATCGCGTCGCACTTTACCTACCACAGGAACATTCCTGACTTTTACTCCCGAATCCTGGCCGATCCTGAGCGACATGTACAGCTCTGGCAGTCTCACCGTGCTACACAGATCGCGCAGAAGTTGAACCCATACGTCGTGCGTGGCAAAGATTTTGGATGCGACAAGTGGTTGTTCCGAGAGATGGCGAAGCAGCGGGGGATTGCTCCAAGTTTTTGTTTCACGAACAAAGATCCTATGCAGTCTTCTTCAGGCGCGATTCGAGCATTGGAGTGTTCGGCCCGGCTCATGCTTTCCCGGGATAAATCACACATTGCGTATTCGGACCCACTCGAAGAATCATCGGAGAATATTATCGGGCGTCTGTGGCTCATGCTTGGACAGGGACAAAAGTAA